CGGAGACGAGGCCCCCGTACACGGCTAGGCGGCGGAGAACGCTGGACTCCACTAGGCCGAGGCAGAGCCGCGGAGCGTAGACCGGGGCCTCTAGCCCGGCGGCTGCCGCCAGGTGGTCGCTGTGGCCATGGGTGAGCACTAGGGCCTCTAGCCCTAGGCCTAGCTCCTCCAGGGCTCTGAGGATCCGGGTGCTACGGTCCTCGCCGATACCCGGGTCGACCACCACGGCCCGGCCGGAGTCCGCTACTATCACCGTGTTAGGGCTCCCCGGAAGGAGGTAGACGCGCCCAGCTATCCTACGTAGCCCCTGCATACCGAGCAAAACACCAAGTGTGATGGAGGAGAGCCTAGAGGCAGCTCTGGTTTAAAAAGGGTGGGCCGTCTGCTAGGCCTGCTTCTTGGCGGCTGTGCAGGCGCCGAGGTTCTTGGCTATCGCCAGTAGTAGGCCGAGGCCGCGCTGCACGTCGCGGTCCCGTAGCGCTCCCAGCATGCCGAGGAGGCCTACAGGCTTCGCCTCGGCCGGGTCCACGGCTGCTATGGACCTTAGTGTGCACTCGGTGAGCTTCTCGATGTTCTGCTTAGCGGCTACCATCTCCTCGGGCTTGAGCCTGGTTATCCCGCGGGTGGCTCCGTCGGCTAGCGCGCTAGCGCGGTGTATTGCCGGGTCGTTGCCTATCAGTGCTAGTAGCTCGCTGCTACGCTCGGCTACTATCCTCAGTAGGTCGAGTATGCCGCTCTCCTTGAGGTATACTGCTACCTCCATCAGCGTCTCGAGGGCCTTCATGCTCTCTTCGTCGAAGTTTAGGGGCTCTTCGCGCATCAGCGCCTGGGTCAAGGCTATGTACACCCCTCGCGTCTCATGCTACTTGAGCGCGGCTATCCAGGACTTGTAGAAAGCCTCCTTCATGAGCCTCACTATGGGCGACGTTGACACAGTGTAGCAGACGAACTTCCTGCGGCCGGTGGACTCGTCGTAGCATATCTCGCACGTGCCAGCGAACCCCGAGGTGCCGAAGTAGCCTACACACGTCATGGTCTTGACGTAGCCTGGTACCGGGTAGCCTCCGGCGACCTCGCTCGCTATCTGCTCCGCGGCGTACTCCGCGGCGAAGTGCACGGGTATACCTGCTGTCGGCAGGCCTACGGCTGGCATTGAGTGCTCGCCGACCATGAACACGTCGTCGTACTCGGGGTGGCGGAAGTCCTTGGCCCGTGCGGGCGCCCAGCGCGGGTCGCCCTTGAGCTGGAAGCCCTCGCTCTTTGCTAGCGCGTCAGGAAGCCGGCTAGGCGGCACCTTTATCAGCAGGTCGTAGCGCTCCTCCACGTTGCCTGCACGGACCACCTTCTTCTCCCCGTCGATCTCCTGCACGCCGTTGTGCTGTACCATCTCTACGCCTAGCTCGTCCATCTTCTCCTTCCAGACCCTCGATATGTCGGGGCCTAGAGGGGTCAGCGGCCTAGCCTCCCGCGTCATAAGCACGATCTCTGCCTTCACCCCGCGGTTCCTCATGGTCTCAGCGAGCTGTGTAGCAGCCTCGTAGGGGTACATGCCACAACGGTGGGGAGTCTCCGGGACGAGCAATACTATGCGGCCGCCCCGGAACTGGGCCAGCTCCCTAGCCATCTCC
The window above is part of the Pyrodictium abyssi genome. Proteins encoded here:
- a CDS encoding DUF1641 domain-containing protein — translated: MTQALMREEPLNFDEESMKALETLMEVAVYLKESGILDLLRIVAERSSELLALIGNDPAIHRASALADGATRGITRLKPEEMVAAKQNIEKLTECTLRSIAAVDPAEAKPVGLLGMLGALRDRDVQRGLGLLLAIAKNLGACTAAKKQA
- a CDS encoding FAD/NAD(P)-binding oxidoreductase, producing the protein MGKRVLVLGGGTGGYIAARKLAEAARKQKLDLEVTLLTASPWHEFQPLFADVAFNTATPDETRAPVENIGRKFGPRVIIDKAVRIDAANRVVETEKNGKLDYDYLVVSLGVRYGWEAYPGLAENGVHNYTLEGAMEMARELAQFRGGRIVLLVPETPHRCGMYPYEAATQLAETMRNRGVKAEIVLMTREARPLTPLGPDISRVWKEKMDELGVEMVQHNGVQEIDGEKKVVRAGNVEERYDLLIKVPPSRLPDALAKSEGFQLKGDPRWAPARAKDFRHPEYDDVFMVGEHSMPAVGLPTAGIPVHFAAEYAAEQIASEVAGGYPVPGYVKTMTCVGYFGTSGFAGTCEICYDESTGRRKFVCYTVSTSPIVRLMKEAFYKSWIAALK